One Esox lucius isolate fEsoLuc1 chromosome 1, fEsoLuc1.pri, whole genome shotgun sequence genomic region harbors:
- the pih1d2 gene encoding PIH1 domain-containing protein 2, with amino-acid sequence MSSLGCQVNIAAKDILQPVNQFWSMLDDLSQNDPQSYQMFMKKQMKQGADYFSPPQPDCCICTDLLEPKKGLLYINVCGWNCVPAPVNENKPVPVLGGRLETDTNEGGDSYSVVDVAFSPALLQQAQRDRMEKDQIHLLAMRFIQQQHGVCLSHRYTVSSWKLKGSLEDMHRRLASLKQQYPTTNTVSQTPASLLQQIASLHKEDSDDSTPVTFSTPDKHTSGPVEQSKKNLIQVISSTVTSQPQRPQHQLIVNSDASGHSRSLELSVDLPKVQSIAECHLSISQDDVLLEVLDLYHLHLVLPEAVNEESASATFNKKKQTLRLHVSIL; translated from the exons ATGTCTTCCCTGGGGTGTCAAGTTAACATTGCTGCAAAGGACATTTTGCAGCCGGTCAACCAGTTCTGGTCCATGTTGGACGACCTGTCTCAGAATGACCCTCAAAGCTACCAGATGTTCATGAAGAAACAGATGAAGCAGGGAGCTGATTATTTTTCACCACCTCAGCCAGACTGCTGCATATGCACCGATCTACTG GAGCCAAAGAAAGGGTTGCTGTACATCAATGTGTGTGGCTGGAACTGCGTCCCTGCTCCTGTGAATGAGAACAAGCCTGTCCCTGTTTTAGGAGGGCGACTGGAAACAGACACTAATGAAGGAGGAG ACAGTTACAGTGTAGTGGATGTGGCTTTTAGCCCTGCGCTACTGCAGcaggcacagagagacaggatggaGAAAGACCAGATCCACTTGTTAGCCATGCGCTTCATCCAGCAGCagcatggtgtgtgtctgtcccatCGGTACACCGTCAGCAGCTGGAAGCTGAAGGGCAGCCTGGAGGACATGCATCGTCGTCTggcatctctgaaacagcaaTACCCTACCACCAACACAG TCTCCCAGACCCCAGCTTCCCTCCTGCAGCAGATCGCCTCGCTGCATAAAGAAGACAGTGATGACAGCACACCTGTGACTTTCTCTACACCTGACAAGCATACCTCTGGGCCAGTGGAGCAAAGCAAGAAGAACCTGATCCAGGTGATCTCCAGCACTGTTACATCCCAGCCCCAAAGACCGCAGCACCAGCTTATTGTCAACTCTGATGCCAGTGGCCACTCTCGGAGCCTAGAGCTGTCTGTGGATTTACCAAAGGTTCAGTCCATTGCAGAATGCCATCTCAGCATTTCCCAG GATGATGTATTACTAGAAGTGCTGGATTTGTACCATCTACACCTGGTGTTGCCTGAGGCTGTAAATGAGGAATCTGCCTCTGCTACGTTCAACAAGAAGAAACAGACATTACGTTTGCATGTGTCTATACTCTAG